The following DNA comes from Scomber scombrus chromosome 7, fScoSco1.1, whole genome shotgun sequence.
ttttttatgttttccagGTACTATCGTGGAGCAGTTGGAGCCCTCTTGGTTTATGACATTGCCAAGCACCTGACGTATGAAAATGCTGAGCGCTGGCTGAAGGAACTGCAGGACCACGCAGACAGCAACATAGTCATCATGTTAGTGGGCAACAAAAGCGATCTGCGCCACCTAAGGGCGGTACCCACAGACGAGGCCAAGGCCTTCGCAGGTATTGTCACTATTACGGTGTAGTGTGTGAGCGCATACAGTATGTAGTCTGTATTGGCCTGTGAGGTTCTAACACTCTGCCTCATTAGCTGATCGCCAGGTTAAAGCTGCGATAATGAGCAAAGATGGACTGACCCCTAGCTGCTTTAATTAGGTCGTTATGTTGCCCTGAAGGACTCTCTAACATATTATCATGTGTGTTGCTGACAGTCAATTTAATTAATGCATATGCTTGTGTCATAAGTTTTCTTTCAGTTTAGTTTGCACTGTTTAGTTTTGCACTCCTCCTTCGGCGCTTATTCCCACTGGAAACACCCATGTTGGAAATGTTTGCACTGCGATACTGTGAGGCACTTTACGTAAACGCGCCCGCCAAATGACATACGTCCTTGGTTTGAATGTTGTTTGAGTACATGTAAGAAGCTCTCCAGAAAGAATACCTCCAGGTGAAAAGGGCTCAATCACAATCCATTAAACTTCCATTTGTCTCGGCCCTTTTGAGAATTTCAGGGCTTTTGTTTCAAAGcagatttattatattttaaaggcGGACTTGTATTCCACACAAGTATGACATTGTCAACCTTTTGACACTTATTATTTTAGATTGGTTGGGCCATGTGTTTACTCTTGACCTTGGGTTCATTGGCTTTCATCCAATTCAGTGTTGCACCTGCTTTGACTGGTAAATGACTCATGATTGGATTGGCTACAAGAGCATGAAATATATGAATCCTGTTGATCCATATTAGAGTCAAGAAAGTAATTTTCGCTGCaagatcaacattttcataagtcaGTGCTATTTGCTTACACTGCTGTCTGTACCATTACACACCATATGATCCTAGTTTACATAAATGCCATGTGGTGGAGAAGTGAATGCAAAGAGTATTATAATGCAACAAGTGAAGGGTTTGCACCAGTCTGTTGCCTCACTTATGCCACTGTGTGACAATTATCCTTCACCAATAATACTaatcatttatttcttaatttcatttttagttCATAATCCTCTTTATACTTAAAATTGCAATGTACAGATTAAAAAGCGATAAAAGTACCGAGAGAAAATTGCACAGATTTAAGACTAGGGCAGAAACAAAGTAATTGATTAACTAATGAATCAAcagatttattcattatttttcaataatttcataatgtaaatgtttatcaATCCAGTCCAAGCATCAAACATTCGCTGGTTACAATCTTCACAAATATGAAGGGATACttgtgtctcttttttcatAGAGTATCACACATTTTATACAGAGACACGCAGACCTACATCCcctgttaaaaatgtgcatattattGATGTAACACATTGGATATTTTTTGGTTGTTGGTCAGATTGAGTCAAgcttttttgttaaaatagCATTTTCATTCTGGTAACTTTTGATTTTGTCGTGACTTTATTGAACTTGGATTCTGTCCCATTGACGATGTACCCAAGTACAATAAAATCACAATAAGGATATTCTTTATACGACAAGCGTTGCTGGAGTTTTGAACTTTGCAGACTGTTTTCCTTCTCCGTGCACCTTTGGAAGTAGGTCAAGTTGTGCCAATGATCCATACTCAACTGTAAAGATTTATTGACTATTTGAATAAAATTCGACAGGTGAATTATGCATATACATATGTAATATAGTAgtataattgttttaaatggGGTGTGTGTCTCAGCAGCCTGTAAGTTTgggtttttaaaggtttttatcaGATTACAAACcgttattttctttactttgtctGCTTAGTCTTGGTCAGGATGTAGTTATACAGTACAGAGCAGAGCAACCAACCAAACAGGAAGCAGCTAATGTAATTGCTCGTAAACATTTCTTGGGAGAACACTGGAGTGAGttcatttctgctgctgtaagAGTTAAACACTGAATCCTTGCATTGATAATGACTTCCTCTATCAGATGAGCAGTGCTGCAATGGTACAGTACACGATGGGTCAGTGTAGTTatgaaagttaaaaataaaatgcagacCTATTACACGTTGTGACATCATGTGCATCttgtgctttacagagaaacatGGCTTGTCTTTCCTGGAGACGTCAGCGTTAGACTCATCTAATGTGGAGCTGGCTTTCCAAACTATTCTCACAGGTGAGCTTCACATTGTTTTCTATATATCAAATCGTAGAGTGAAAGTACATTTGATCCTGAAGGGGCACTGATGTCAAAGCCTCTACGCTGTTTAGTGATGATGTTTTATCTATAAAGTGATTTGTCTGAAAGTGTTATGTTTCCATCCAGATTTTAATGGGGTTTACGTAACACCATCTGTCCtctgccactagatggcagcacaATCCATGTAATCAGTTGTCTGTCGCTTGCTGATGTGCAGCctgtggcaagaaaaaacacctgaatctttttttttaaggtcaaaACCATGAGTAATTGGCACACTGAAAGACCACTCAGCCAATCAATCCTGGTGAGAGCTGCTATGAAGATGGCCAATCACCAGCAAACTACAAAGCACTGGTCATTGTGGTCTCAAATCCACTTTGACCCACTGTACCAGatgcatgtgtttgttgaaGAAAGACACTCTGGTAGTGGTTCACAGATATGTTTTCTCAAATCAATGTCTGTGAGCAGGTTCCCCAGGAGGCATATAGCCACATTAACAAGTTCATTTGATGTGGAAGATTTGGTAACATGTAGAAAAAAGCAATTGTTGTGACTGACTCAACCCCTGGAGTGCCTAAAGGGAAAATTGAACACTGAGTGGTGCCTCCACTTCAATTGCACCAGGGGCTATCAGTCTGCAAGTATGTGCCACTTGCTGTTTGTATTCATCTTCTGCTCTGTGTTCAATTCCCTGACGCCTCTACTTGAACTGCTTGAGCCATTCTGCCCACACCGAAGCTTTATCAGTGATTTCTAATTCATAAAAACTTCAAACCAGCAAGCTCCATTGAGCTAACGTTGCTAATTAGCTCAttaagggaggagaggagaggaagttaGCAGTGCATTAGCAGGCCAGTAAGAACTGAATTTTAGACCCAGCGGAGCAGAGAAGATGTTGCAAGTGAATATATCAGCAGCAGACCGAGCGCAGGTCAGAGAGTCATCCTGTTTGGTTATTGTCTATATAGGCACAGCAGCTGGTGATGTGTAGGGTCTGTAGTAATGAGTCATGGTTTAACCACCTGACATGACACGTCACAGTCAGAGCCAGGATTCTTATTTAACTTTCTTGCTAAATAGGCAGTTTTTATTTCAGGACTGTTTTGTTCCACATCTGGCTGTAGTTTGGAGTTAAAGAGGCAGTATGCAACAGAGAGGTGTTCGCATTAgtcctgctctctgtctctctctctctctctctgtctctctctctctctctctctctctctctctctctctctctctctctctctctctctctctctctctctgtctctgtctctgtctcgctctctctctctcgttgaACAACTAAGCACTCCAGTGGCATCTGAGCTAAAGTTGAAGAAACTGGAATTCAGAGGTTTATTGAAGTAGATGTTGAGGTCAAGTAAACTGCAATAAAAGATCAGCAGTGAAGTTCACTGTGTTTAAAGCTTGAGCTCCTGTCTGTTTGTACTTTCTACTTATCCACATGAGCATCCAGGTCAACAGAAGCACATCACAGacctataatgtataatgtgcATTTAGTTATTGCAGTTTTAATGCAGAATGGATTGCATGTTGGAGCTTTGGGGAATGCCTAAAATGAGACTTGGTAGTGCCACATGACACAACGATGCCAGTTTAGGATGGAAAGAATCTTACACGGCTGCCAGGAGTCTGGATAGAACAGTTGTTGTTCAGTTTTGCCATGCTGTTGTCCTTATCACAATATGTCCCACTGTTGGCTGGATTTATAAGCATCTACACATAACTCATTCCCTTTCACCCTTCTTTCCATCACAGCCATCTACAACATCGTGTCACAGAGGCAGATGTCAGGACGAAGCGACTCAGACTTCTCACCAGCCTCCAATGTAGTGCCCATCACGGTTGAGCCCACCCAAAACTCAGCCAATAAGGGTCTGTGCTGCCAGACCAACTGAGACCTTACCACTgacctcctccttcacctccagGCAATTTGGAGAAAAAGCCCGATAGACAAagagggacagacagatggacagggAAAAATGAAGAGACAGGTAGAGGGAACCGTTTCACACAAAGACACTTGTACTGGGCTTTATTTAGTACATTGTCTGGCTAAGAAGATTTAACAGTATGAAGAGAGGGATCAGTGAAGGAAgggtagtaaaaaaaaaaaaaaaaaagtttagataATAAACAGGGGTGGTGTGGTGAGAGTGGGAAGAAAACAGGTGAGATGCACCCCCTGCACAAAGTTTTGTGGTTCCACTTGGAGCTTGatcagcttttaaaaatgaaagaggtACATGATCAGAA
Coding sequences within:
- the rab11al gene encoding RAB11a, member RAS oncogene family, like isoform X1 produces the protein MTNREDEYDYLFKVVLIGDSGVGKSNLLSRFTRNEFNLESKSTIGVEFATRSIQVEGKTIKAQIWDTAGQERYRAITSAYYRGAVGALLVYDIAKHLTYENAERWLKELQDHADSNIVIMLVGNKSDLRHLRAVPTDEAKAFAEKHGLSFLETSALDSSNVELAFQTILTAIYNIVSQRQMSGRSDSDFSPASNVVPITVEPTQNSANKGLCCQTN
- the rab11al gene encoding RAB11a, member RAS oncogene family, like isoform X2 — protein: MTNREDEYDYLFKVVLIGDSGVGKSNLLSRFTRNEFNLESKSTIGVEFATRSIQVEGKTIKAQIWDTAGQERYRAITSAYYRGAVGALLVYDIAKHLTYENAERWLKELQDHADSNIVIMLVGNKSDLRHLRAVPTDEAKAFAEKHGLSFLETSALDSSNVELAFQTILTGQNHE